One window from the genome of Luteithermobacter gelatinilyticus encodes:
- the gluQRS gene encoding tRNA glutamyl-Q(34) synthetase GluQRS, whose translation MDQSSPYPLSVIRTRFAPSPTGYLHLGHACSASYAHDFARRHGGEFLLRMEDIDRTRCRPEFDVAIQEDLKWLGLDWDGPIRRQSRHMEDYQAALDRLRAQDLLYPCFCTRREIQAEIERSGYAPHGLEGMLYPGLCRHLSPQEIETRLSQEKPFALRLDMQRALARLERSLYWHDLLAGPQKARPETLGDVVLARKDIPTSYHLSVVIDDALQKISHVIRGEDLFYATHLHRLLQHLLGLPTPVYAHHPLLLDEKGKRLSKRHKALTLRQMRAGGLTPRDLKEKFPPLALHTA comes from the coding sequence ATGGATCAATCATCACCATATCCCCTGTCTGTCATCAGAACCCGTTTTGCCCCGAGCCCGACCGGCTATCTGCATCTGGGGCACGCCTGTTCTGCCAGCTACGCCCATGATTTCGCGCGTCGCCACGGGGGAGAATTCCTGCTGCGTATGGAAGACATTGACCGGACACGATGTCGGCCGGAGTTTGATGTGGCCATTCAGGAGGATCTCAAATGGCTGGGGCTTGACTGGGACGGCCCCATTCGCCGCCAGTCACGGCATATGGAGGACTACCAGGCCGCACTCGACCGGTTGCGCGCCCAGGACCTGCTGTATCCCTGCTTTTGTACCCGCAGGGAAATCCAGGCGGAAATCGAACGCAGCGGCTATGCCCCCCACGGCCTGGAAGGCATGCTCTATCCCGGCCTGTGCCGACATTTATCCCCGCAAGAGATTGAAACAAGACTTTCTCAAGAAAAACCCTTTGCCCTGAGATTGGACATGCAACGGGCACTGGCCCGGCTGGAGCGGTCGCTATATTGGCATGATCTTCTGGCAGGTCCCCAAAAAGCACGTCCGGAAACCCTCGGCGATGTTGTTCTGGCCCGCAAGGACATTCCCACCAGCTATCATCTGTCCGTGGTGATCGACGACGCACTGCAAAAAATCAGTCATGTCATCCGTGGGGAGGATTTGTTTTACGCCACGCATTTGCACCGGCTGCTACAGCATTTATTGGGACTGCCCACCCCAGTGTATGCCCATCATCCCCTTCTTCTGGATGAAAAAGGGAAACGTCTTTCCAAACGCCACAAAGCCTTGACCCTTCGCCAGATGCGCGCCGGAGGCCTTACTCCCCGGGACCTTAAGGAAAAATTTCCCCCGCTTGCTCTCCACACAGCCTAG
- a CDS encoding alpha/beta hydrolase, producing MSNLPNLSGPRVEPPQDIKPEKLVILSHGYGSNGYDLISLVPHLQRVLPRAVFLSPNAPEPCPGAPMGYQWFPLSTLSHEERLNGTLKAAPVLHQFIDQELARYGLEDQDLILVGFSQGTMMSLHVGLRRKTTICGILGFSGAMTLSEGWQEEITSKPPVLLVHGAQDDVVPVQMMYNAKEALESVGVRVDSHVSQGIAHSIGPDGLQKAMEFLRGIAG from the coding sequence ATGTCAAATTTGCCGAATCTTTCAGGCCCCAGGGTCGAACCGCCACAGGATATCAAACCGGAAAAACTGGTGATTCTGTCCCATGGGTACGGCTCCAACGGATATGACCTCATCAGTCTCGTGCCGCATCTGCAGCGGGTACTGCCACGGGCGGTTTTTCTTTCTCCCAATGCGCCGGAGCCCTGTCCGGGCGCGCCCATGGGCTATCAGTGGTTTCCGCTTTCCACTCTCAGCCACGAAGAAAGACTGAACGGCACCCTGAAGGCCGCGCCTGTCCTGCATCAGTTTATTGATCAGGAACTTGCGCGTTATGGCCTTGAGGATCAGGACCTGATTCTTGTGGGATTTTCCCAGGGCACAATGATGTCTCTCCATGTGGGGCTACGCCGTAAAACCACGATTTGCGGCATTCTCGGCTTTTCCGGTGCCATGACCTTGTCAGAAGGCTGGCAGGAGGAGATAACCAGCAAACCGCCCGTCCTTCTGGTGCATGGGGCGCAGGATGACGTGGTGCCGGTCCAGATGATGTATAACGCCAAAGAGGCCCTTGAATCTGTTGGGGTTCGGGTAGACAGTCATGTGTCGCAGGGCATTGCGCACAGTATCGGCCCCGATGGCCTGCAAAAGGCGATGGAATTTCTGCGCGGGATTGCCGGCTAA
- a CDS encoding HNH endonuclease — protein sequence MPLTGHGPSPIKPEHYPALVLNADFQPLSYFPLSLWPWQTAVKAVYLDRVQVVDEYERVIRSPSSEIRLPSVISLREYVSPGQHPAFTRFNVFLRDKFTCQYCGYYAGQGRDLTFDHVIPRRAGGRTTWENITTACPSCNMKKGGRTPEQAHMRLRSRPIRPTVYHLQNNGRCFPPNYLHESWRDFLYWDSELES from the coding sequence GTGCCTTTAACAGGCCATGGCCCATCGCCGATCAAACCGGAACATTATCCGGCCCTTGTGCTGAATGCCGATTTTCAGCCGCTGAGTTATTTTCCCTTATCGCTCTGGCCCTGGCAGACCGCCGTCAAGGCGGTCTATTTGGATCGGGTGCAGGTTGTGGATGAATATGAACGGGTGATCCGTTCTCCCTCCAGCGAAATCCGTTTGCCCAGTGTGATTTCGCTTAGGGAATATGTCAGCCCCGGCCAGCATCCGGCGTTCACCCGTTTTAACGTGTTTCTGAGAGACAAGTTCACCTGTCAGTATTGCGGGTATTATGCGGGACAGGGGCGGGACCTGACGTTTGATCATGTTATTCCCCGTCGGGCCGGCGGACGCACCACTTGGGAAAATATCACGACGGCCTGCCCGTCCTGCAACATGAAAAAAGGTGGCAGGACGCCGGAACAGGCTCATATGAGGCTGAGGAGCAGGCCCATAAGGCCCACGGTCTACCACCTGCAGAATAACGGTCGCTGTTTCCCGCCAAACTATCTTCACGAAAGTTGGCGGGATTTTTTATATTGGGACAGCGAACTGGAAAGCTGA
- a CDS encoding demethoxyubiquinone hydroxylase family protein, with translation MPEKTAPSQHPSSRTAEDRLPGDMTKKQLIDRFLRVDHAGEYGAVRIYQGQLAVLGDNHPKSALIRHMKDQEDIHLRRFNDMIVQRGVRPTALTPLWHMAGFALGAGTALLGEKAAMACTEAVEEVIDKHYADQIEQLGEDEKDLAQELEKFRQEEREHHDTAVEHGARSAPGYSLLSRMIKFGCRTAIKIAERV, from the coding sequence ATGCCTGAAAAAACCGCCCCCTCCCAACACCCCTCTTCCCGGACTGCGGAAGACCGGTTGCCGGGGGATATGACGAAAAAACAGCTCATCGACCGCTTTCTGCGGGTTGACCATGCCGGAGAATACGGCGCCGTACGTATTTATCAGGGGCAACTGGCGGTGCTTGGCGACAATCACCCCAAAAGCGCCCTGATCCGTCATATGAAAGACCAGGAAGACATCCATCTGCGGCGTTTCAATGACATGATTGTCCAGCGTGGGGTACGCCCGACCGCCTTGACCCCGTTATGGCATATGGCGGGATTTGCGCTGGGGGCCGGCACCGCGCTTCTTGGGGAAAAAGCGGCCATGGCGTGCACCGAAGCCGTGGAAGAAGTGATCGACAAACATTATGCGGACCAGATTGAACAACTGGGCGAAGATGAAAAGGACCTGGCGCAGGAGCTGGAAAAATTCCGCCAGGAAGAACGGGAACACCACGATACAGCCGTTGAACACGGTGCGCGGTCGGCGCCGGGATATAGCCTGCTGTCGCGCATGATCAAATTTGGGTGCCGCACCGCCATCAAAATTGCCGAGCGGGTATAA
- a CDS encoding disulfide bond formation protein B codes for MKKLFCGIIRFVRSAPEVAAAGFSVAMLATAYGFEYLGGYVPCDLCWTQRYAHMGVVALGVLLGLSRPIWQVSAQLRGGLLSLALLGSAGIAGYHAGVEYKWWEGPSACSASSEIGSFSTDQLLNNLMNAPLISCGDIPWHLFGISMAGYNFLLSFGMALLLWGSVKGNKDA; via the coding sequence ATGAAAAAACTTTTTTGTGGAATAATCAGATTTGTCCGCAGCGCGCCGGAAGTTGCAGCAGCGGGGTTTTCCGTCGCCATGCTGGCCACCGCGTACGGGTTTGAATATCTCGGCGGTTATGTGCCTTGCGATCTATGCTGGACCCAGCGATATGCCCATATGGGAGTTGTTGCCCTTGGTGTCTTATTGGGGCTTTCCCGGCCAATCTGGCAGGTCAGCGCGCAGCTGCGGGGCGGTCTGTTGTCGCTGGCGCTTCTGGGAAGCGCGGGCATTGCCGGCTACCATGCCGGGGTCGAATACAAATGGTGGGAAGGGCCAAGCGCCTGTTCTGCTTCGTCCGAAATCGGCAGTTTCTCTACAGATCAGTTGCTGAATAACCTGATGAACGCCCCGCTGATAAGCTGTGGCGACATTCCCTGGCACCTGTTCGGCATTTCCATGGCCGGGTATAATTTTCTTCTCTCATTCGGTATGGCTCTGTTATTATGGGGAAGTGTCAAAGGAAACAAAGATGCCTGA
- a CDS encoding 2OG-Fe(II) oxygenase, producing the protein MDNIVENWMNESLPLKVLQEELRQKTRIAIPDFLKTSIADRLYDCLDREVPWEAAFREGEQSRSIPLAEIKSWPPARQQKLMTDIIGQARTDYQFFYNRYPIVEAYIAGRDPHLILHRFIEFWNSAHILNFIRELTGDHEIRKGEAQATAYLPGHFLMYHSDKGADVQTDDRRYAFVYNLTREWQSHWGGLLQFVQDGRVTETFVPGYNTLSLFKVPQGHQVSYVTPFATRPRYGITGWFRAD; encoded by the coding sequence ATGGACAATATTGTTGAAAACTGGATGAATGAGTCTTTGCCGCTAAAAGTTTTGCAGGAAGAGCTGCGGCAAAAAACCAGGATCGCCATTCCGGATTTTTTGAAAACCTCCATTGCGGATCGTCTGTATGACTGTCTTGACAGGGAAGTCCCTTGGGAAGCCGCCTTCAGGGAGGGCGAGCAGTCCCGATCCATTCCCCTTGCCGAAATCAAATCCTGGCCGCCGGCGCGACAACAGAAACTGATGACCGACATTATCGGGCAGGCCCGGACTGATTATCAGTTCTTTTACAATCGGTATCCGATAGTCGAGGCGTATATTGCGGGCCGGGATCCGCATCTGATTTTGCATCGTTTTATCGAATTCTGGAATAGTGCCCATATCCTGAATTTCATCCGGGAGCTGACCGGGGATCATGAAATCCGCAAGGGGGAGGCACAGGCCACGGCCTATCTGCCGGGGCATTTTCTGATGTATCACTCGGATAAGGGAGCGGATGTTCAGACGGATGACCGGCGTTATGCCTTTGTCTATAATCTGACCCGGGAGTGGCAATCCCATTGGGGGGGACTGTTGCAATTTGTCCAAGACGGCAGGGTCACGGAAACCTTTGTGCCGGGATACAATACCTTATCCCTGTTCAAGGTGCCCCAGGGCCATCAGGTTTCCTATGTAACCCCCTTTGCCACCCGGCCGCGTTATGGCATTACCGGCTGGTTCCGGGCAGACTAA
- a CDS encoding YqaA family protein, translating into MLNKLYTKTLELAEHRHALFSLAVISFIESSFFPIPPDILLIPMVLAAPTRAWKIALVCTVSSVLGGLFGYYIGYALFDMVGQPLVNFYGYEEKFLAFQGKYNEWGAWIVALFGLTPFPYKVITIASGVTQLSLPTFIVASVLSRGVRFFLIAALLRKYGAPIREFIEKRLGLLTLIFFICLFGGFVALKYL; encoded by the coding sequence ATGCTGAACAAACTTTACACCAAAACCCTGGAATTAGCGGAACACCGGCATGCGCTTTTTTCGCTCGCCGTGATTTCCTTTATTGAAAGCAGTTTTTTCCCGATTCCCCCCGATATCCTGTTGATTCCTATGGTGTTGGCCGCGCCGACGCGGGCCTGGAAAATCGCCTTGGTATGTACAGTAAGTTCAGTGCTTGGCGGATTGTTCGGGTATTATATCGGTTATGCGTTGTTTGATATGGTGGGACAGCCGCTGGTGAATTTTTACGGGTATGAAGAAAAATTCCTGGCCTTCCAGGGCAAATATAATGAATGGGGGGCCTGGATCGTGGCGTTGTTTGGTCTCACCCCGTTTCCTTATAAGGTGATCACCATCGCCAGTGGCGTCACGCAGCTGTCCCTACCGACCTTTATAGTGGCCAGCGTGCTCTCCCGCGGGGTGCGTTTTTTTCTGATTGCCGCCCTGTTGCGGAAGTATGGCGCCCCCATCCGCGAGTTTATCGAAAAACGCCTGGGACTGCTCACGCTGATCTTTTTTATCTGTCTGTTTGGCGGTTTCGTGGCACTGAAATATCTTTGA